The DNA region AATATTCTTTAGGGACAATCCTATTACTACTAGGAAGTAAGAACTAACTATATTATTAAGTAGATTAGGAACGTAGTTAAAGTTAGAACATATGTACTCCTTTGCACATGAGTAGGTAATAATTATTAGACATATTTTTATAGGCTTAGGTATTCTTATGTTTgatcttaaaaataaaataagagtcAGTAAACTAAAGTATTTTTTCAAGATAAcgaataaaataaatataacaattttgaataaaaaatttattttgaGAATTTATCCAATATCAAGGACTTTGAATTCCAAATTAACTAATAACATAATATTACTAAATTAAGCTACACAATAAAATTCGGATTGACCGGGTTACTTATGGGCTGagtctaatatatatatatatatatatatatatatctatgtgggTCAATAAATTAGTACCACATTGAAGTCATATGTATGACATCttataatttcataaaaatgAGGGACGTTTAACCGTAAAGGGCATTTCGGGTTCAATAGGCGGAAGGAGGGCATTTTTAACCTGAAAACTAATGCTAAGGCCAATAGGAGTCCAACCGGTGGAAAGAGGGCAAATTTAAACAATTGTCAATACATCAGAGGCTTTTTTTTACCCTTTCCGTTTCGCATTTAATGACATTTCACATAGGTAAATAAACGTGTGAAATACTGATTGACTTTTATGCCCTTCAACAttataatattttgtaagaaaattATTCTgtattggaaaaattaaaatactTGAAAATTCTAGAATATGTATACGTTGAAAGTTTATTATTTTAGGTATGCATTTGACGCAAGATATATTCGTGCAAAGCACGAGCATAGAGACTAGTATATAATACTAAAATTGAAGTGCTGAAAAATTCAATTTGGTATAGTAATTTGATATCTACCAGAATATCTACATTTTTAAATTTGATAAGAagtttttttaatatatttatcaCCAGGCAGCATGCCTAGTAAAATGTTATTGATAAATTAAACAAGAAGAGTAATTTATATTTAGTCAATTTTATTTGATGGGATAATATTGTTATATACTGAAGGCGAGCCTTGGaataactggtaaagttgttgccaCGTGATCAGAAGGTCACGGGTTCAAGTCGTGAAAACAACCGCTTGcaaaaatgcaaggtaaggctgcataAAATAGACCTTTATGTTTCAGCCCTTCCCGAGACCCCGCACATAGTGGGAGCTTTGTGCACCGGACTGTCCTTTTATAATGATGTTATATACTAATTTCTATATGTCAGTAAATAGAACTCAAACCCTAATTGCATAATTTAGATTATGTTGGTTAATTTCACGTGATTGGGTGTTTGCgacatcaaaaggatcaacttTTTTATTTGTTAGTCGAATGTTAATTACACATAGCAATTCCAGAAGTACTCGGTACTTTTTCGAAACCACAATTCTAAAATATTCTACGTTATGAACTAGTTGTATTTTCTTCAAGATTATAATTCTTTTTTGGGGCAAAAGGTGTAGAAGTTTCACTACAACATATCTATTCAGAGAAAGGAATCAAGAAACAACTAGAGAAAACAGGAAGCAAATGACTTTTTGGTTTTATTTGTCCGATCTTAGAGCAAATATAAGATATGTTAAATTGTTAATAATGATGGCAGTGATTTCATACTATCATATACTTTGTTTTGCTttgctttttctttcattttataaGGCACAACTTTTGACGTgcatctttttctcttttttctttttccttttcttaggAGGACATAATTTATATGTAAACTAGTTATTTTGGTCTACTTTTTGTGTTGTGATTTTCTAAAATTAAAAATAGGAGTTGTGTTATTtttggttaattttttttttctttacattTCCTCTTAAATTTAATCATAGAATTTGTTAAAATATGTGATAAAATCTCAGGAGTGTTCACTTTTTAGATTTGAACGATTAAAAACTGCTAGACTATTTTTTTTCCTGACAGAAGAATCAAAAGATTCTATTGGTTCAACGTGAATCTCTCAGATAGTCCAAACTCCTATACATATGGTGAGATAAATTAAAGTTATAAAAAGAATATTACTCCATAGTAGCAAGACAAAAGTCTCAGATCTGAGATTTTGATTGAAAAGTGAATGGATACGATATTTATATATGAAGATATTTAATTTGTCAGGCTGGCTGCATCACTAGTTTGCTTTAAATTTAATCTTGAGCAATTTTTTGGAATTTATATTGAAGTTATGTTAGCGAACTCATGCGTGTTGAATAAGGTTCTTCTGACCACCAAAATTTGTGATGGACAGTAATGAATTTAGGATTTAAATGTAATGGATTTATTTTTGAATCAAAAATTAAGAATTTAGATTTAATATTTATTGAGATTTTAGTAGATTATATATATACTTCGATTAAAAAATTTTGGTCAAAAGGTTATATCCGTCTCGGCGATGGGGTGATAAGTATCTCTCTATCTTTAATCAGAAACTTGGGTTCAAGATCCGGGAGACTACGAGTGGGTGACTTTTTGTAAAGAACGCTTTACCTTCAAAGTGGAATTTCTCAACGCAAATTCAAATTAGTCGGACCCACAAAACGAATATAAAcactaaggggttgtttggttgaaGACAAGTTATGTTGGAATTAGTTATCCTGATATTATTTCTTATTGACTGTTAGGTTTGTAGTATTAAAAATAATATGCATAGCATAATTTTCAAAGAAAAAGTTGTTTGTTTGCAAAATTACCTTCAACTTATTTAGTAGAAAAGGGGTTTAAGGGACCTCAAGggtatttttctttttcattgtttTATCAAGGATAACTAAACATGATACTATTATTCTATCATTTGGCAGGGATAACTTATACTGATACTATTTTTAGTTTTGGTATAACTTATCCCAAATTATATACTAAACGAGAAATAAGACaatactaaatttttatcccaaaACTATTATGCTTATCCAACATACCAAACGAGCCCCGATAGAAAAAGGGTGCTTGTCCGTAGATTAAATTTCTTCTTGTTACTTGCTATAGACGTAAAAAGGAATCAGTTGGAACAACTAACAACCTCTTTGCCTATGTATCTGTCTGTCCCAGTTTGGTCGCTGCATAAACACCTTTTGGTCCTAGACAAGAATGGGTTGAGTCTGATCTAAGACACATAaacattaaggggtcgtttggtaggagaaTAAGTAATCTCACCTTATCCCACTTTTTATCCCATCTACATGGGATTGGATAGGATATAAAAAGAGTTATCCCACCAATCAAACATAGGATTAATTCCAATCTCATTGGATTAACAATTCAGCCCATCCAatccctcctaccaaacgacccctaagaaaATTATTTATTTGCAGACAATATTTATGTTAAATAGAATAATTTAACTATTTAGTTACAAGTTAAATAAACATATCTTATCTAACCAAAATTAAGTGCTATAACTTAATAATGCAAATATCCTGGGATTGGTACAAATatcaagataattttttttacagCAAATTTTAGTAATTGCCCATCTTTTGAAGCAACCTAAAGTCAAGTATTCATATTTCATGCCGCAAGTAACGTGCTGCTTTGCTTTCCCAAAGTACTAAAGAAAAAAGATTAATTCACCAACAATTTTTATTTGTTGCGTAATATTGTGGTTGTAAATTGTTACTGTTATTCATATTATTATTCATTTCCAAATTCTTTTTAATGTCCACCTTTGTTTCTTATTTATTTGTCCGCCTTTGTTTCTTATTTATTTACACTTGGCCTCTCTTTAAGTTATTGTAATGTGCCGAGCTGTTTTCGAGTCAACATATGATGAAACTTTAAATCTAAGCTTGCACTAACTTTCTTTTTGCTTCTATTTCCCCTATGTCCTGAATGTTCGATGAACAATTACTTTTTCTATGCAGTCAAAGATTTGATTGACGCTTGCAGCTTTATATGATGAACAAAAAGATTTCATTAGATATCATATGAAAGTACAAATTTAAATGAAATAATAGTACTGGTAGAGAAATTACACTGCTAATTACATTGAAATTATACCAGAAACAATCTAATGTACATAATACATTTGAATCAATTACATGAAAGAATAGAACCAACAGAAATAAAGAAATCCCTATTGCCTGTTAAACTGCTTTATTCAATGAATCATTTACAACTACTGCCTGCCTTCCCGGTCAGAAAGGAAGACTTGGCAATAAAATCAGTGTGTGAGAGCGCGTTAACTAGTCACCGGAAAGAGTTTTTCTTTACAATTCATTCTCGCATTTCCTATAACAGTATTTTAAACAAATTTTCTCTAAGGGGCCATGATAGTGAGGATTCACATAGCTGACCCTGCCTGCACCTTAGCATCCACCAGTTTTAGAGCTTCAGCATGATGTTTCCCGTGTTGCTTAGACCAGTAGGCATGGGCAGCTAAGACCCTGTCCAGAAGCTCCTGGGGCACGGCCTCTCCCCGTCTTTGTTGTGGGGCAATGCTTGCTGTATGGACTAATGTCTTCCATTTATCCTAATGTAAAACCAAGAACACCATATTAAGAGATGATGGGAAAAAGTCATAAGCTTTGCTAAAAGTCATAAGCTTTGCTAACACATAAGTATTTAAGATTTAGTATAAGATCTAAGCTTATCCAGAACTACTCAGTGTTTTCCGCTTTTGCCTTCTCATGCGATTGCAATATCAGACACCTAAGGAATCATGTAAGTAAATCATCTTTTCATACTATAACATGCTTAGTTCTCATGTTGAAATAGATATCTAAAACGTAtaataacaagaaatgatatttaCTTCAGAGCTAAGGATAGCATGCAGAATTATCAAGGATATAAAATATCAACTTTCAAAAAATTGGCTTACATCCAAGCGAAATGAAATCATATTCTTTCTTTGTCAATAAGGAAAAGATAAATGCACCAATTAGATATCTAACCTTCACGTCAACGTAAGTTCGATGGTCAGCATACTCAAAAGCTCGGATTTTGACGTCACGCCACCTGCGTCACCAGAGATAAATAAGAATGCAGATTTGGAGGATCACAAACTTCTGACAATTTTTCCGGATTGTAAGGAAGGGGGgcagagagagaaaagaaaaagggcagggtggggggggggggggggggggttaaccACTGTTCGAGAACAGGATATTATATATTATAGATCGGATACCTTCCAGTTCCAAGCTGCTCCACAGCTTCAACTAGAGCTTCTACTTCTGCAGCTGAGAATGGTCTTCTTGCTCTACGTTGTGAAAGTTCAGCACGACTCTTTTTTGGGCCCACAGGAACCCCCCCAGGGGCCTCAGCATTCAGAGGAGAAACTAGGACCAAGGCTCTAGAATCAGGAATTGCTACATCACTTGTTGGATTAATAGGATTTGTAGGTGATAGCGCCAATTCATGGTAATCTTCATCATGCTTGTCCAACTTAGTCTTTGAAGGATCTGATGAAGTACTTGGACGCTCTAATTCCAAGACAGGACTAGGTGGCCGCCTGAATGCAAAGATTCTATATTAGTCCAAGCACAATAAACTGCGCAATATAGCAATAATCTTTTGAAACTTTGGTTTTCTTGAACACTTCGATAATTGTCTAATGGAATACAACTCAAAAGCACAAAATGGGCAAGTCCTCTACAATACCGAGTTAGTTCATGATCAGCAACATATGGTGGCAAAGCAGGAGGTTCTTTAGAATGCAATGATGCAGAAACTGGGTAAGAACTTGGCTCCAATGTAAAACCCAACGTATCGAGGTTGCCATTCTGAGAGATACCAGCCTTCTGCAGAGTACTATTGTCATCTTGGACCTTCGTCTCCTGGAGAACCATCCCCACACGTAATCCACTTCCAAGTATAGATCTTACTGCCTCCATTACTGTCCTCTGCATAATCCCAAAGTAAATTTTGTTTTAATTGGATCTTGGATATCTTCAAAATCCAGAAGAGTACACTTTCTACCATTACACCAATTATAAAATATTTCAACTATTAACAAtgggatttgttgttgttgttgtaacacaGTCATTTCTTAAAATAAATCTAAGCTTTTTGAATATTGAACGTGATAAATTAAGCATTATCAGAGGGAGCATTCTATAAATATAATTAAGATTTAATGATTACTGCATTTAGTGACAAATGCAGAAATCAGAGAAGACTAATTGATATTCTCAAAGATCAATTCATTGACATTATATTAATTCATAATTGATAATCTCATTGTCCTCCAGCAAGCTTGGAAGTTAGGAGATCCTCGTGAATGTATAAGAAAACCAAGTCAATCCCTTGATATATTGGTAGAATTCTCTAGATGCAGCAGGTTAAGTAATCTTGATCAAGGACCTAACTAAGATGCATACCTTCAGGGAACCAACAGTTTCAGTTTCAGGGACCTCGATGAGAAGTTCTGGCACCTTGAATGACTTGATGCTAAATTTTACTAAGAAAATAAATTAAACCCGTGTCAAAAACTTCTTCATGAAACAATGTGTCAATCCACAAAGATTAAAAAATTCAAGGGTCTAACCATTAGGATCCTTCTTTTGATGATTTCTGACTGAAGCAGAAGCCCCAACGCCTGTAAAGAAAGAGGGAATATTACTCAGTAGGACTTCGAAACCACGAACCTTCTATCGCAAGGATGGTAGTAGATTATTGACCTCTAGGTGAGATAATGTCTCTCTTGATTCCCTTTTCAGGTGAATTTGAAATGCTTTTACTACTGGCCTGCTGGTCATAAGCAACATTGGAGCTATAGTGACACAATTTCCTTCTCTTTGAAGGAATTTCAAGTCGGCGTCTTTCCAGTGCACATACTCTTTTCCTGTTTCGGTGAAAGGCCTTCACTCCATAATCTAAAACACCAAAACCATGTAGTTAGAAGATGACATAACAAGCTGATAGAAAGTAAGTAAATCAAAAGTTTAAGCTCACTAAATTCTAGGAGGTATAACTGCACTTACTGGAACATGTACGTTCGTAGTCCTTCAACTGAGGAGCTACTTTCCAGTGTCTGGATGTCAACATCTTTCTTACTCTTCTGTATCCACTGTGTGATGTTTTCCTAAAAGCCCTTATATTGGTGCTGTGTCTATAAGACCCAAAAGAATTTTCGTCATCATCTCTAATACCTAACTTTACATTGTTACCTTGCTTTCCAAATGAAGGCCTACGAACCGCCCTGTACCACGGAAACTGTACACTACCGTCTGAGTTAATTGCGGCATTGTTATTCACATGTTTCTCAGTTGGACCCTTCACACTACAAGAGTTAGCCACAGTTAAGTCTTTAGTCTGCTTGTTGTTATCATCTAACTGTTTTTGAGTACTTGTCTCAACTTTCTTATCACATGCATCCTCAAGGTTAGAGGATCCGCCTTCTACTTCAGTGTGGAATTTTCCATCTTTATTGACCTCCTTGAAGTTATCCAAACTATACTTGAGATTCTGCTCTGGCACTGCAGGTTCTGGTATATAAGCGCTTTCTACACAACTCCCCTGGTCTAAGCACTCTGATTTCACAGCTTTATCTTCTTTGAGTTGCTCACAATTAATACCGGCCCTGCAATCAGCAAGCTCATCTTTTCCTACTGCTGCATTACTACAAGCTGAGCTTTCGCTTTCTTGTAGAAGTTCACCAGCAACAGCCGCCAATAGTTCAAATGCACAAAGTTGATCATTGTCTATGTTTTTGTGCGAATGTCTCCTCTGAAAGAAATTGGAATTGCAGAGATATTTAGAAaaacataaacaaaaaaaaacaaaaaggaagagaaaaaacTTGTAACAGAATGGATTAAATAACAATTTCAGCTAACTTACTCTAACTGATCTAGGAGCTTTTGGTATAACAGGAAATCGATAGCCACTGAAACCATGGCTTACTCTCTTCTTCGACGACATACCTCAGGTAGCATGCCAATATGTGATGATCATGTACAATGAGCCAGTGACACAAATATCACTTCAATCTAAAGAAGTAAAGAAAGGAGGTTATCAATCCTACCATATAGCATTAGCAAAAGGCAAAATATACACCATTTTCAAATCAGAAAATTAAGGACATTTGTTGACTACTATGCAAAGGCACTGCATAATATAGTGATGCTACTCTATTTAATTTTGGTGTGTGAATTGTGTGACTTCCCACCTTCAAGAGGCAAGATAATCAAGACAAAAATATCATTATACATTAACCCCTTAAGATGTTTGGAGTTGACAATTAGAAATACTAAAAATCATAAATTATCATCCCAGAAATGATGGTGATCCGTGTTAATGTTGTTACAAAACAAGTTCAGTTCCAAATATCTTGGATTGAATAGTTTCAAAAACATCGGCCGATAGCCAAATACATAAAAACTAGGGAAAggggtcaaaaatgcccctctactttgggaaaacgGCTAAAAATATCCACCGttacaaatttgggtcaaaaatacccctcccgtcattaaatttttcaaatatacccctacactaggcacaggagcgggtaacccatatgtgtttttatttagttgggtcgggtttaaatggagcgggtttaaaaataaaatccggtTATTTTGAAGATTTCCATTAAGACGGGTatttttgaaaactttaatgagggaggggtatttttgactcaaatttgtaatggaggatatctttagcccttttcccaaagcagaggggtatatttgacccttttccctaaaaaCTATATGTCTAGATGAAGATCACGTAACATGTAGATGCAGAAAGTAAGATCTTTCCACATATCACACTACATATGTTTAAGTGCTTATACTAAAATCTTGTCAATTCCTCAAATATATCACACAAtcgcttgattttttttttctcccttttgTCCAACAAGATTCTAAAACTAGTAATTTCTATTAGGTTCCACATTTTATCTTTCCATACTGCCCCATCCTTGTAGCTAGATCAAGAAAGAACCTTTGGATCGAGATCCACAACAATGCATCACAACCATGGGTTCCAATATTTTTTCTATATCATCTACTACTCTTATTTCTTACTCGACCATCACCACTAGTTGCAGCAAACAAGAAAAAACCATAATATTTTGACAAAAAATTTCATGCCACAACGCGGATCTGCCTCCGCAGCTGCAGCTTCCAATCAACAATAATACAGAAAAGCACACCTAAATTCTTTTCCAGTTTCTTAATCTGATGCATCAAATTTTTGCAGTTTAAAGTTTACTACTCCCTTCGTccggatttcgagagtcaaacttctttattttgacCGTAAATTCAGACATACAATCTTTAACTTCTTTGAGAAAATAATTTACATcattagaaactacataaaaagtacaataagtcacaataattaataatttaaaatattaaaaggACATACTAATAAATCGCGGTCAAAGATTTTCTTGTCTGACTGTATCACATAAATCAGGACAGAGGCAATAATAAGGATCAATTCCTAACAGTAAAATTAAAATCCAGTTCCATAATTTGGTActattagccaaaaaaaaaaaactaactagAATCCTTGAATTTCACGCaaccaaataaataaaaataaaaatttagaaaATCCGATCAGATCTCCATATGATCAACCTCAATTTCATCGAAAAATCAAACAAATTCACAACAAATATTTAAAtgcatcaaaaaaaaaatagtcaaaACTCAATACTTCCACCAAATTACAAGCAATAAAATGAACAAAAaagttaaataaaaataaaaaaaaaaggtagcaAGGAGAAGTTAAATTACCTGATAAGAGATCTAGATGTGATTCTCTGTACAAATTCTACAAGAATTTCGAAATCAAGCAAGAAAAAAGGATGTGAATTGATTGTTGTCAGATTTAATTTTGGGtgaaagtatagaaatgaaaaACCTCTGGGTTTGAAAAAACAAAGTTGCTAAAACCCCACAAAGGATGATGTAAGGTAGTTTTTACGGGTATATATGCTTTATAATGTCTGTGATGAACAACAAAAAACCGAACCGTCCTGTTAGAAGGGTATTATTGTCCGGTCAATTAGTTTTTTGGGCAGATCTAATTGGATAAAATATAGTATTACATAtcttaatcaatttttttttttaaattttatggaGGATGTAATGTGATAATTGTGAGTTTAATTAAAACCATAATTTCTAATCCTTCTGTTTCAATTTGCTTGTCTGGCtttcagtgttttaaaaggcagttttgGGACTCACTTCGGGGCTCGCCCCGGGGCGGGGCACTAGCAAAATGCCCCAGGGCTCACGTGCGGGGCTTAATTCCtgcgaggcttacgccctaagcgcccgattgtacgccctaaacacgcctaacgcccaacgctcggggctcgcctaacagttcttacacaattatatgttaaattccttaattaaaaccgtgaccctcataattctttaacaaatgattgatacttaataatttttcatttaccgaaataagaagattgggtataactcaaataacaagtcgtagtattgcatatttactatatgagaacatcgtgagggtgaatatcacttaatatttcttttaagaatacataaccgaattgtgaattttcacttgtcattggtcttttgtcctatgtatcaaaattatcatattttattatttctctatttgaaagtaattttatttttattcattaaggagttacgtttcaattataatactgataacgTTGTTTATAGGGAGATACAATGAATAGTATgttagtaatattgttttaacaaattgtgattttttcattatttgaaagttaagatgttagagttgatttgcatttcataatagcttttatttcaatgtattgtttatacttgtaaggttatatatatatatatatatatatatatatatatatatatatatatatatatatatatatatatatatacttttcttttattttttatgtaattttacctatttaaaaatatttattataattatattattttatgaaatacaaaaaattaaatacccatggggcttacgccccgtgtctcggggcttacgcctcatcgaggcatatgtaaaacgccccgccttacgcccctaCCTTTTTAAACACTGCTGGCTTTGACTTAGCACAAAgtataataaaataaagaaaacttt from Lycium barbarum isolate Lr01 chromosome 10, ASM1917538v2, whole genome shotgun sequence includes:
- the LOC132613955 gene encoding telomere repeat-binding protein 4-like, with the translated sequence MSSKKRVSHGFSGYRFPVIPKAPRSVRRRHSHKNIDNDQLCAFELLAAVAGELLQESESSACSNAAVGKDELADCRAGINCEQLKEDKAVKSECLDQGSCVESAYIPEPAVPEQNLKYSLDNFKEVNKDGKFHTEVEGGSSNLEDACDKKVETSTQKQLDDNNKQTKDLTVANSCSVKGPTEKHVNNNAAINSDGSVQFPWYRAVRRPSFGKQGNNVKLGIRDDDENSFGSYRHSTNIRAFRKTSHSGYRRVRKMLTSRHWKVAPQLKDYERTCSNYGVKAFHRNRKRVCALERRRLEIPSKRRKLCHYSSNVAYDQQASSKSISNSPEKGIKRDIISPRGVGASASVRNHQKKDPNVKFSIKSFKVPELLIEVPETETVGSLKRTVMEAVRSILGSGLRVGMVLQETKVQDDNSTLQKAGISQNGNLDTLGFTLEPSSYPVSASLHSKEPPALPPYVADHELTRRPPSPVLELERPSTSSDPSKTKLDKHDEDYHELALSPTNPINPTSDVAIPDSRALVLVSPLNAEAPGGVPVGPKKSRAELSQRRARRPFSAAEVEALVEAVEQLGTGRWRDVKIRAFEYADHRTYVDVKDKWKTLVHTASIAPQQRRGEAVPQELLDRVLAAHAYWSKQHGKHHAEALKLVDAKVQAGSAM